From the Mycobacterium sp. DL592 genome, the window GAACATCCGGCCGATCTTCTCGAACGTGCCCCCGCCGTCGAGCGTCGGACGCGCGTTGACCACCACGAGTTGGGCGTCGGGGGCGATGGCGTGTGCCACTTCCAGATCCATCACGGTCTCGCCGTGCGCGGGACCGAGTGGACCGTCGACCACGACCGGGGTGAACCGCGGCAGCCCGGAGGTGTCGGCGTACATGTCGAGATCGCGTTGGTCGAAGCCGTCGAAGGCGAAGAATACGACGGTGGCGCCCTTGCCGGTGTAGCCCGCGGCGGCGAGCGGTGCCGCGTTGTAGGCGGTGAGTAGATGCCGAGGGCTCAAGCCCGGCCTGGGCACATCCAGCGGTAGATCGGGGCGCGCCATCCGGTAGGGCAGGTAGCTCAGGATCCGCCCGACCGCGGTGGCCTCACCGCGCACGGCGGCGGGTAGCTCCGGCTGGCTCGGGGAGGCGTAGAACACCTGACCGCGACGGCCCCGGTAGTCGTGGATCGGCACGGCGAAGGCGTCCGAGAGCCGTTGCGCGGGACCGCTGACCACCGCCCAGTCGTCGCCGTCCCGCCAGCGCACCGTCAGGCCGCGGGACTGCGCCCACCCGATCAGGGTGCCGGGGCGGGTGGTCCCGGACAGCGTGAACGTGAGCTGGGCATCATCAGCGTGCGACGGGCCGAGGTTGCTCGAGGCGGCCAGCAGCGACGCGTAGGGGCCGGGGATCACCGGCGCGCCGAGGGCCAGCCGCGACTGCCACGGCCCCGCCGCCGCCACTGCGATCAGCAGCGCGGTGGCGATGGCGATCGCCGGCCGGACTCGCGTGCGTCCCCCGCGGTGCACGTTCATCGCCGCATTATGCGCCTCGCGCACGCACCTGGGAAAAAGAAAACAACCCCCGGAGAAATTCCAGGGGTTGTTGGTTTGGTAGCCCCGATGGGATTCGAACCCACGCTACCGCCGTGAGAGGGCGGCGTCCTAGGCCGCTAGACGACGGGGCCAGAACCAATCCGTGGCGCGCCTTGCGGCGCACCGGGAAGTCAGCATAGCTCAGAGCGTCGTACCGACGAAATTGAGCACCTACCCGATGAAATCGGGCACTTCACCGACGAAATTGCTGGGGTACCAGGACTCGAACCTAGAATGGCTGAACCAGAATCAGCTGTGTTGCCAATTACACCATACCCCATTGGCTGCCTATAACCGCTGGTCGGAAGGCTGTCAGTTTAGCGGGTGACGTACGCCTGTCCGGCATCAGTTGCGGGCCGACGAGCACACTATCAAAGATTTCGGCCCGGCTATTCCAGCCCCCCGGCGCCGTCCCGGGCCGCCCGCAGCCGCAGCAGCGCCCGGTCGCGGCCGAGCAGCTCCAGCGACTCGAACAGCGGCGGGCTGACGGTGGCTCCGGTGGCGGCCACCCGGATCGGCCCGAAGGCCTTGCGTGGCTTGAGTTCGAGGCCTTCGAGCAGCGCGGCTTTGAGCGCCTCCTCGATGCCGGAGGTCGTCCACAGGCCTACTCCCTCGAGTGCGGTGATGGCCGCATCGAGCACCGGCACCGCATCGGGCCCGAGTTCCTTGGCTGCGGCCTTCGGATCGAGTTCGTAGGAGCCGTCGTCGAGGAATTTCAATAGCCCCCAGGCGTCGGAGAGCACGACGATGCGGGTCTGCACCAGTTCCGCGGCGGTGGCGAATGCGGCGTCGTCCAAGCCGGTGTCATGGCCGTGCTCAGCGAGGTAACCGGCCAGCCGGCTGGCGAATTCGGCCGGGTCGAGGCGCCGGATGTGTTCGGCGTTGACCGCATCGGCCTTCTTCTGGTCGAAGCGGGCCGGGTTGGAGTTGACGTCGACGACGTCGAAGGCGGCCACCATCTCCTCGATGCTGAAGATGTCACGATCCTCGGCGATCCCCCAGCCCAGCAACGCCAGATAGTTCAGCAGACCCTCGGGAATGAACCCGCGCTCGCGATGCAGGAACAGATTCGATTCCGGGTCGCGCTTGGACAGCTTCTTGGTCCCCTCGCCCAATACCGGTGGGAGATGGGCGAATTCGGGAACCTGATCGGTCACACCGATGCGGATCAGCGCCTGATACAGGGCGATTTGGCGCGGCGTGGAGGGCAGCAGGTCCTCGCCGCGCAGCACATGGGTGATCTTCATCAGCGCGTCGTCGACGGGATTGACCAAGGTGTACAACGGTTCTCCGGTCGCGCGGGTGAGCGCGAAATCGGGCACCGTGCCGGCGGCGAAGGTCGTCTTGCCGCGCACCAGGTCGTGCCAGCTGATGTCCTTGTCGGGCATCCGCAGCCGCAGCACGGCGTTACGGCCCTCGGCGGCATAGGCGGCGCGCTGTTCGTCGGTCAGGTCCCGGTCGTAATTGTCGTAGCCCAGTTTGGGATTGCGGCCGGCGGCCAGATGCCGCGCCTCCACCTCTTCGGGGGTGGAGTAGGCCGGGTAGGCCTCACCGGCCTCGACGAGTTTGGCCACCACGTCCGCGTAGAGGTCCTTGCGCTGGGACTGGCGGTAGGGCTCGTGCGGGCCGCCGACCTCGGGTCCCTCGTCCCAGTTCAGTCCCAGCCAGCGCAGCGCTTCCAGCAGTGCGGCATAGCTTTCCTCGGAGTCGCGCTGGGCGTCGGTGTCCTCGATGCGAAACACGAAGGTGCCACCGGTGTGCCGGGCGTAGGCCCAGTTGAACAATGCGGTGCGCACCATACCGACATGTGGAATGCCGGTCGGTGACGGGCAAAACCGCACGCGCACAGGCTTATCAGCCGCCCCGGTCATCATTTGCCCTTTCGCACGACGGGATTGGTGAGGGTGCCGATGCCCTCGATGCTGACGCTGACGGTGTCACCGTGCTCGATCGGACCCACACCTTCGGGGGTGCCGGTGAGGATGAGGTCGCCGGGCAGCAGGGTCATGACGGCCGAGATCCACTCGATGATGGCGCCGATGTCGTGGATCATCATCGAGGTCCGGCTCAGTTGGCGCACTTCGCCGTTGACCTCGGTGCGGATCTCCAGATCCGAGGGGTCCAGATCGGTGACGATCCAGGGCCCGACCGGGCAGAAGGTGTCGTGGCCCTTGGCGCGCATCCACTGGCCGTCGGCCTTCTGCTGATCACGTGCCGAGACGTCGTTGGCGATGGTGTAGCCGAGGATGTTCTCGAACGCCCGCGCGGCGGGAACGTCCTTGCACGGCCGGCCGATCACCACCGCCAGCTCCCCCTCATGGTGGACCGGCGAGGCGTTGGCGGGCAGCTGGATCGGCACGCCCGGGCCGATGATCGCGGTGTTGGGTTTGAGGAAGATCACCGGATCCTCCGGCGCCTCACCACCCATCTCCTCGATGTGGGCCTGGTAGTTCTTGCCCATGCAGACCACCTTGCTGGCCAGGATCGGCGCCAGCAGCCGGACGTCGGCCAGCGGCCAGCTCCGCCCGGTGAAGGTGGGGGTGCCGAACGGATGCTCGGCGATCTCACGGGCTTGGAGGTCCGACCCGTCGCCTTCGATGCTGACGAAGGCGACCCCGTCGGGACTGGCAATTCTTCCCAGGCGCATTCGGTAAAGCCTAGTGGTCGGTCGTTGCGCGTTGAGTGAGGAGTCACGCAGACCTGCACCCGCACATCCACTGCGAGATTTGTCACTTCGCGTATCTCATTATGTGGGAATCAGATTCAGCATCGTGGGAACTGCATGCGATCATGACCGGGTGAGCACCGACGACATCAGCACCGTGCGGCGCTGGTCGATGCTCGTCATCGCGCTGTTCGCCACCCTGTCGGCCAACGTCTTCATCAACGGCGTCGCCTTCCTGATTCCCACGCTGCACACCACGATGGGCATGGATCTGGCGAAGGCCGGACTGATCTCGGCGCTGCCGAGTTTCGGCATGGTGGTCACCCTCATCGCCTGGGGCTACGTGGTGGACCGCATCGGGGAACGGTTCGTCCTCACCGTCGGTTCGGCGCTGACCGCAGCGGCGTCCTTCGCCGCCTCGACCGCACACTCACTGCCCGTCATGGGCGTGTTCCTGCTGCTCGGGGGCATGGCAGCGGCCAGCAGCAACTCGGCAAGCGGTCGGCTGGTGGTGGGCTGGTTTCCGCCGCAGCAGCGCGGGCTGGTGATGGGTATCCGCCAGACCGCTACGCCACTGGGCGTCGGCTTCGGTGCTCTGGTGATCCCGCGGCTGGCACAGGAACACGGCGTCGGGCCCGCTCTGCTGTTCCCGGCATTGGTGTGCGCGGTGGCGGCCATCGTGTGCGCGGGCTTGGTGCTGGACCCGCCACGGACGCCGCGCGCGGAGGCTCCCGCTGAAGACCTGGCCAACCCGTACCGCGGTTCGGCCGTGCTGTGGCGAATCCACGCGGTCTCGGTGCTGCTGGTAGTTCCGCAGTGTGTGGTGTGGACCTTCACTCTGGTGTGGCTGATCGCCGATCGCGGATGGTCACCGGAATCCGCGGGTGTGCTGATGCTGGCCGCCCAGTTGCTGGGCGCGCTGGGCCGCATCGCCGCCGGGCGCTGGTCGGACTCGATGGGTCTGCGGCTGCGCCCGATCCGGCTCATCGCCGTCGCCGCGGCCGCTTCGATGCTCGCCCTCGCGGTCACCGATGCGCTGCACTCCCCGCTGAGTATCGCGGTGATGGTCGCAGCCTCGGTGATCACGGTCAGCGACAACGGGTTGGCGTTCACCGCCATCGCCGAGATCGCCGGGCCGTTCTGGAGCGGGCGGGCGCTGGGAACGCAGAACACCAGCCAACTGTTCACCACCGGGATCACGCCGCCGTTGTTCGGCGCCGTGATCGGGGTGCTGGGCTTTCCGGCGGCGTTCGCGGTGTGCGCGCTGTTCCCGCTCGCCGCGCTGAAGTTGGTGCCGGCCGACCCGCCGAGCACCCAGAGCTAGAGCGCCGCGCGAATCCGCTCGCCGACCTCGCGGGTGGAGTAGGTCTTATCTCCCCGCGTGGCCAGATGGTTGGCGACGGACTTGTCGACACGAGCCGCGGCGGCGTCCTCGCCAATGTGGTTCAGCAGCAAGGACACCGACATCACCGCAGCGGTGGGATCGGCGATGCCCTGGCCCGCGATGTCCGGCGCGCTGCCATGCACGGGCTCGAACATCGACGGGTTGGTGCCGGTGGCGTCGATATTGCCGCTGGCCGCCAATCCGATTCCGCCGCACACTGCGGCAGCCAGGTCGGTGATGATGTCGCCGAACAGGTTGTCGGTGACGATGACGTCGAATCGGCCCGGGTCGGTAACCATGTGGATGGTGGCCGCGTCGATGTGCTGATAGGCGACCTCGACCTCGGGGTACTGCGCGCCGACTTCGGCGACCACCCGCGACCACAGACTGCCCGCGAACGTCAGCACGTTGGTCTTGTGCACCAGCGTCAGATGCTTGCGGCGGGATTGGGCCCGCGCGAAGGCATCACGCACCACGCGCTCGACACCGAACGCGGTGTTCACGCTGACCTCGGTGGCCACCTCGTGCGGTGTCCCGACACGCAGCGCCCCACCGTTGCCGGTGTAGGGACCTTCGGTGCCCTCGCGCACCACGACGAAGTCGATACCCGTCACCCCGGACAGCGGGCTGCTGACACCGGGGTACAGCCGGCCCGGCCGCAGGTTGACGTGATGGTCGAGGGCGAAACGCAGTTTGAGCAGCAGGCCCCGTTCGAGCACACCGCTGGGCACCGACGGGTCGCCGATGGCGCCGAGCAGGATCGCGTCGTAGCCCTTGAGTTCCTCGATGGTCTGCTCGGTGAGCAGTTCACCAGTGGCGTGGTAGCGCCGCGCACCGAGGTCGTACTCGGTGATGTCCACACCGGGCAGCACGACGTCGAGCACCTGCAGTGCTTCTGCGATGACTTCCGGGCCGATACCGTCGCCCGCGATCACAGCCAATTTCATCTGCGCCACTCCTCCTCATCGCTTCGCTCTGCATCGTCGATGGCGCGTTTCATGAGAAATCCACCACTTCCAGAGTCACCGCACCGACGGCGGCACCGATCGCCCCACGCACATCGGCAGGCACGTCGCGGTCCAGCCGCAGCATCACCGTCGCCGCCGTGCCACTGGTGTCCTGGCTCATCTGCGCGGCAAGGATATTGACGTCCGCACCGCCGAGCAGGGTGCCGATCTTGCCGAGCGCACCCGGCTGGTCGGTGTAGTTCAGGATCAGGTTGACGCCCTCGGCCCGCAGATCGAAGTTGCGTCCGTTGATCTGGACGATCTTCTCGGTCTGCTGCGGGCCGGACAGGGTGCCGGAGACGTTGATCGCCGAGCCGTCCGCCGCGAGCGCACGCACGTCGACCACGCTGCGATGGTTGATGCTCTCGGTGGCCGTACTCAATTCGGTCTGCAGGCCGCGGTCGTTGGCCAGACCGGGGGCGTTGACAAAGGTGACCTGCTGGTCGGTGACGGTGGAGAAGAACCCTCGCAGGGCCGAAAGTTTCAGTACCTCAACGTCTTCGGCTGCCAGCTCGCCGCTGACCCGAACCGACAGCGTGGTGGGCGGCTCGGTGGCCAATACGCCGACGAGCACGCCGAGCTTGCGCACCAGGTCCAGCCACGGCGACACCTCTTCGCTGACCGCACCCGCACCGACGTTGACCGCGTCCGGGACGAACTCCCCCGCCAGCGCCAGCTTCACGCTTTCGGCGACGTCGGTGCCGGCCCGGTCCTGCGCCTCGGTGGTCGATGCGCCCAGATGCGGGGTGACCACGACCTGGGGCAGCTCGAACAGTGGGCTGTCGGTGCAGGGTTCGGTGGAGAACACGTCGAGCCCGGCGGCGCGGACATGGCCGCTGGTGATCGCCTCGGCCAGCGCGTGCTCGTCGATAAGGCCGCCGCGCGCGGCGTTGACGATGATGACGCCCGGCTTGGTCTTGGCCAGCGCCTCCTTGCCCAGCAAGCCGGCGGTCTCCGGGGTCTTGGGCAGATGGACGGAGATGAAATCCGCCCGGGGCAGCAGCTCATCGAGGGACAGCAGCTCGATGCCGAGCTGCGCGGCGCGGGCCGGCGGGACGTAGGGGTCGTAGGCGACGACGTGCGTGCCGAAGGCGGCCAGGCGCGCGGCGACGAGCTGGCCGATGCGGCCGAGGCCGACGACGCCGACGGTCTTGCCGAAGATCTCGGTGCCGTTGAACGACGACCGCTTCCAGGTGTGCTCCCGGAGGGTGGCGTCAGCGGCCGGGATCTGCCGGGCGGCGGCCAGCATCAGCGCCAGCGCGTGCTCGGCGGCGCTGTGGATGTTGGAGGTCGGCGCGTTGACGACGAGCACACCCGCGGCGGTGGCCGCGGGGACGTCGACGTTGTCCAGGCCGACGCCCGCGCGGGCGACGATCTTGAGCTTGGGTGCGGCCGCGATCACCTCGGCGTCCACGGTGGTCGCCGAGCGCACCAGCAGCGCGTCGGCGTCGGCTACCGCTGCCAGCAGTTCTGGGCGGTCCGGGCCGTCGACCCAGCGCACCTCGACGTTGTCGCCGAGGGCGGCGACGGTCGACTCGGCGAGTTTGTCGGCGATCAACACAACGGGCAGATTCACGCCGGTCAGCCTATCGTGGCGGCGCCGCGGGCCAGAACGGACCGAGCGCAGCGGCCCACCTGTCCCGCCCTGCTCGCCCTCGTCGCGACATCTGGGGTGTACTGGACAGGTGGACGTCACCGTAGTCGGCAGCGGTCCCAACGGGCTGGCGGCCGCCGTCATCTGCGCGCGAGCCGGCCTGTCCGTGCGGGTTCTGGAAGCCCAGCCCACGCTGGGCGGCGGGTCCCGCACCCTGGCCGACCCCGAATACGGCGAGGTGCGCCACGACATCTGCTCGGCGATCCACCCGCTGGCGCTGGCGTCACCGTTCTTCGCCGAGTTCGACCTACCGGCGCGCGGGGTCGGGCTGGCGGTGCCGGAGATCTCCTACGCGAACCCGCTGCCCGGTGGCGGGGCCGCGATCGCCTACCACGACCTGGCGCGCACCAGTGCCGGCCTCCAGCAGGGGGCTTCGTGGCAGGCGCTGTTCGAGCCGCTGACTCGCAACGCGGACACCGTGCTCGGGCTGCTGCTCGGCAACAAACGCTCGGTCCCCACCAACATCCCGGCGTCGGTGGCCCTGGCGCGCCGGATGCTCGAGCAGGGCACGCCGGCCTGGGGTTCGCTGCGCGGCGAAGACGCCCGTGCACTGTTCACCGGTGTTGCAGCACACACGATTTCGCGGATGCCGTCGTTGGTTGCCGCGGGCGCTGGGCTGATGCTGGCGACGCTGGGCCACACGGTCGGCTGGCCGGTGCCGGTGGGCGGAAGCCAGGCCATCACCGACGCCATGATCGCCGACCTACAGGCTCACGGCGGTGTTCTGGAAACCAATGCCGAAGTGCGGACACCGCCCTCGGGGGTGGTGCTCTACGACACCGCACCGACCGCGTTGCTCAACATCTACGGCGACCAGCTGCCAGACCGGTATGCAAAGGCGTTGCGGCGCTACACCTTCGGGCCCGGCGTCGCCAAGGTCGACTTCGTGCTCTCCGATGAGATTCCGTGGGCGGATTCCCGGCTGGCCTCGGCTGCCACCTTCCACCTCGGCGGCTCCCGCGCTCAGATGGCGCACGCCGAGAAGGAGATCGCCGCCGGGCGCCACGCCGAATGGCCGATGGTTCTGGGTGCCACGCCCTATACCGCCGATCTCACACGCATCGACTCCCAAGGGCGTCGACCGTTCTGGACCTATGCCCACGTGCCTGCGGGATCGACCCTCGACCAGACCCAGGCCATCACCGCGATCATGGAGCGCTTCGCCCCGGGCTTCTGCGACATCGTCGTCGCGTCGCGCAGCATCCCGGCCGCCCGGCTGGCCGACCACGACGCCAACTATGTCGGCGGCGACATCGGGGTGGGCGGTAACTCTGTGGTGCGTGCGCTGCTCGGACCGACCCCGCGGGTCAACCCGTGGTCGACGCCGATTCCCCAGGCCTACCTGTGCTCGTCGGCCACCCCTCCCGGCGGCGGGGTGCACGGCATGTCGGGGTACTACGCCGCGCGTACCGTGCTCAAGCGCGAATTCGGCCTGCCGCTGCCGAGTCTCGCCCCCTGAGCGCCTGAAGGTGTTCGGCAAATCAGCTCAAAGTGATGGTCAGGTGGCCGCCCCTGGGTCATTGCTACGTTCAAGTCCGGTCAGCGCTGCGATCGCGCCGCTGAGTGCCACCGTCCATGCAATCGGCAGCAGCTATGTTCCTTGCACGCAAGCCTGTGCTAGTTCGTCGAGGTGGTTGGCGTTGTGCTGGGCGATCATCAAGTTATACGGGCCGGCCAGCACGCTTTAATGCATCGGGTTCTGGCGAGTTGGTCGACGCCAGATCGGATCTGGGCACCCGGGCTGCCCTTGTCATAATGCGGGTTCCCCGAACATCGTGGACAAGATCATCATGCCGTGTGGTGCATTGGCGGCGAGGGCTGGCTTGACACGGCCCCAACGTTCGACCGTCCGCGGTAAGGCCCGCGACCGCAGCCGCGTCGAATGCGGACGCGGCACCCTCAAAAGGGTCGCGCAGCAGATAGCGCTTCGCAGCGGATCTCCCCGGCTCATCTAACAATTCGCCTTCGACAGCGTCCCCGACGACTGCTGTGAGCAGCACTACCGATCGACTCAATGTTGCAGGATCCACAGCGGAGAGTCATCAACCTGCCGAAGCTTTGAAGGCGATCGTCGCCAGCTACCTGTCTATCGACCATCGGGACTACCCAGGGAAGGTTGTCCGGTCCCCTCGATGGGCGCCGAGGCCGGTCGCCGGGGAAGCTTGGTGCAGTCCGCGTACACGCTTGCGCCCCAATCTCCTACATTCTCCGGCCGCCCTACGGTCGCGACAACGCCGACACCGACCGCGAAGCGGCCGATTTCGGCTGCCCCACCATCACGCTGTAGAGCGGGAACCGTCGGTCAATCCAAGCCGGTCGCGGCGCCCGACCTCGTCACCGCTGCCTCAAGTTCCCTCCCACCGCAACAGATCGTGTTGGCCCACAACAATCCTGGCGCCGACCACGAGCTGTTACGGACAGCTGCTTGATTTCATTCACGAGCGCAACCTGCGCTCCGTGACTCTCAACGACGCGTTCAGCTAAAGCCCGTCAGCGCAGGGCTTTTCCTTTAAGCCCTGGGTCGCAGACCGGATCGCACCAGGCGGATCATTACGAAACCTGAGACCCCGGCGAAGGAGAAACGTCGCCGAGCTGTCGGCGCTACCGGTCAGCGCCATCCTCTAGATTCACATCGATCGGATACCTCGGATTGGCGAGGCTGAACGCTGATGATCAGAGCAACAAACCGCCGAGAGGAGTACTTGCCATCGTGGTGTCGCGCTATCCGTTATCGCTGTCTGCTCGCTCCGGTCAACGACTGCCGCCGCCGTTGGCCGTCGAATGGGAGTGGCAGACGATCGGACGATGCGTCGGCGAGCCGGTAGAGGTGTTCTTCCCCGAAGACGGCCCACGCGCTAATCGTCTTCGACTTGAGCGGCAAGCCAAGAGCATCTGCACCGACTGCCCGGTGAGAGCCCAATGTCTTTCACACGCATTGAACACCCCAGAACCACACGGGGTGTGGGGTGCGATGACATCCAGTGAACGCCAGCAATACCGTGTCGAGGCGGCTGCCGCCGATCGTCAGGCCGTTCCAAGACGGGTGATTGCCTGATGACGGACAACGAGGAACCGTTTGGTGGTTCTCACGGTGTCGGCTTGTCGGAGTGTATGGCCGCCAACTGCGGAACAGTCTTGATGGCATTCGCCAACCGCCGGGCATGAGCACCACCCAAAGCCTGCGATTCATTTTCAGTCGACGTCAGCGGGTTCCTCCACTGCTTAGGGCGCTCGACCTCGTGACAACCCGGATTCCTCCGTCGCCAAAAGTCTCCCGGCAATGCGAACCACCACAGTCCGGAATCATCTTTCCGAAGATTCGCCGATCCTGACAGATCCACGGCTTTCGGTGGGAGAACTATCCGCATAGAAAGTGTTTGACCGAAATATTCGTCTTCGTCACGATGGTGCGTACCGACCAGGAGAACCATCGCCGCGTTCGAGCGAGACGTCACGGCCAACCGATACATCGTCACCCCCGAACGGCTCTTAGGCGAGCCGGACTTCACGTTGCGCGTGCTCGCCCACGACCTGCTCGCCTACCAGAACATCTACGACAACGGGCTCGGCGCGCTACCGGGCGTGCAACGTCTGACGTCGACACTGGTGATGAAGCGGATCGGTTCCGACCGAAGCGTGCCGATCCGGTGGTCGGGGGCCCGGCACTCTGCCCAGCCTTCGTCGGCCGGCGCTGCGATGCGGGGCGCCTCCACCACCATCAGCGCCTGGCTGGGCGGTGTGCCATCAAACTGACCGCGGACGACTCGTCGATCAGCTCACCGCGATAATCGACGACCTCGGCGAGCCCCGACTGTTCCACGATTAGTCACACCAGGTAATAGAGCGGGTCGCGACGCTTCTCACCATTGGTTTCGACGGGCACTGCTTCCGGCTCTGCGACGCTGATTCTGGACCTGGCAAAGCGCACCGCCCGCAGTGTCGCGGAGTACTCTTCGGCTTCTTCAGGGAACACCTGCTCGGCAGGGAACCACTCGTCAAACCCGATGTTGTGCAAGACCTTCAGCGCATCGGGACGCACACCGGCGAGCAGGATCGCCGTGCGGACACCCTCGTGTTCGCGCCCGTTTTCTTCACGCAGGAAGTGCTCCAGCCGCTCAATGGTCACTGCGTCGGGGTTGCGTACTCGCTTGAGCCGCAAGATGACGAACAGCAGCTGCTGAGTCCGTATCCGGTCGCGCAGTGTATCCAGATAGCGATCGAGCTCCGGAGCAGCGCCGAAGAACAACTCGCCTTCCAGATCGAAGATGGCCAAGGACGGATCCTCCGGATCATCGCCGAGGCGCTCACGCACCACACGGTCCGGCGTGACGGTCAGTTCAGCGGCCTTGAGCTTAGCGGCACGGGGCACGAACAAGACGATGGACAACGCAATCCCGAGCAGCACAGCCTTATCCAGGTCGATCAGCACACCGGTCAGGCCCGTGATCACCACCAACCCTGCGTCATAACGCGATGCCTTCACCGTCGTGACCAGCCGCCGGAAGTCGACGAGACGCACGGCGGTGACGAGCAGCAGCCCGGCCAGGGCAGATTCGGGAACGTAGTGCAGCAGCGGCGCAAAGAGCAGCAGCGCCACCGCGACCGC encodes:
- a CDS encoding MFS transporter; translation: MSTDDISTVRRWSMLVIALFATLSANVFINGVAFLIPTLHTTMGMDLAKAGLISALPSFGMVVTLIAWGYVVDRIGERFVLTVGSALTAAASFAASTAHSLPVMGVFLLLGGMAAASSNSASGRLVVGWFPPQQRGLVMGIRQTATPLGVGFGALVIPRLAQEHGVGPALLFPALVCAVAAIVCAGLVLDPPRTPRAEAPAEDLANPYRGSAVLWRIHAVSVLLVVPQCVVWTFTLVWLIADRGWSPESAGVLMLAAQLLGALGRIAAGRWSDSMGLRLRPIRLIAVAAAASMLALAVTDALHSPLSIAVMVAASVITVSDNGLAFTAIAEIAGPFWSGRALGTQNTSQLFTTGITPPLFGAVIGVLGFPAAFAVCALFPLAALKLVPADPPSTQS
- a CDS encoding 3-isopropylmalate dehydrogenase, coding for MKLAVIAGDGIGPEVIAEALQVLDVVLPGVDITEYDLGARRYHATGELLTEQTIEELKGYDAILLGAIGDPSVPSGVLERGLLLKLRFALDHHVNLRPGRLYPGVSSPLSGVTGIDFVVVREGTEGPYTGNGGALRVGTPHEVATEVSVNTAFGVERVVRDAFARAQSRRKHLTLVHKTNVLTFAGSLWSRVVAEVGAQYPEVEVAYQHIDAATIHMVTDPGRFDVIVTDNLFGDIITDLAAAVCGGIGLAASGNIDATGTNPSMFEPVHGSAPDIAGQGIADPTAAVMSVSLLLNHIGEDAAAARVDKSVANHLATRGDKTYSTREVGERIRAAL
- the gltX gene encoding glutamate--tRNA ligase, whose amino-acid sequence is MTGAADKPVRVRFCPSPTGIPHVGMVRTALFNWAYARHTGGTFVFRIEDTDAQRDSEESYAALLEALRWLGLNWDEGPEVGGPHEPYRQSQRKDLYADVVAKLVEAGEAYPAYSTPEEVEARHLAAGRNPKLGYDNYDRDLTDEQRAAYAAEGRNAVLRLRMPDKDISWHDLVRGKTTFAAGTVPDFALTRATGEPLYTLVNPVDDALMKITHVLRGEDLLPSTPRQIALYQALIRIGVTDQVPEFAHLPPVLGEGTKKLSKRDPESNLFLHRERGFIPEGLLNYLALLGWGIAEDRDIFSIEEMVAAFDVVDVNSNPARFDQKKADAVNAEHIRRLDPAEFASRLAGYLAEHGHDTGLDDAAFATAAELVQTRIVVLSDAWGLLKFLDDGSYELDPKAAAKELGPDAVPVLDAAITALEGVGLWTTSGIEEALKAALLEGLELKPRKAFGPIRVAATGATVSPPLFESLELLGRDRALLRLRAARDGAGGLE
- a CDS encoding protease pro-enzyme activation domain-containing protein, which encodes MNVHRGGRTRVRPAIAIATALLIAVAAAGPWQSRLALGAPVIPGPYASLLAASSNLGPSHADDAQLTFTLSGTTRPGTLIGWAQSRGLTVRWRDGDDWAVVSGPAQRLSDAFAVPIHDYRGRRGQVFYASPSQPELPAAVRGEATAVGRILSYLPYRMARPDLPLDVPRPGLSPRHLLTAYNAAPLAAAGYTGKGATVVFFAFDGFDQRDLDMYADTSGLPRFTPVVVDGPLGPAHGETVMDLEVAHAIAPDAQLVVVNARPTLDGGGTFEKIGRMFDVAADRYPGSVWSLSIGWGCEALVTAADLAPVRTALTNAHRRGIAVFDASGDAGGLECKGGQDWSAAPGPDDIGVDSVASLPEITSVGGTTLSTDLEGRWIEERAWVDVPLSQGSSGGVSRLFDRPGYQHEVSTGRDTQHRLVPDVSAVADPFTGVKLIFEQNPRIGGGTSQAAPIWAGLTVLMNQYVIARGGRPLGDINTLLYHVAEGSRLPGFRDIALGGNAVDVPGDGYDLVTGLGSPNVANLASNLLDAQIARSIAGDYLSAGG
- a CDS encoding WhiB family transcriptional regulator; the encoded protein is MVSRYPLSLSARSGQRLPPPLAVEWEWQTIGRCVGEPVEVFFPEDGPRANRLRLERQAKSICTDCPVRAQCLSHALNTPEPHGVWGAMTSSERQQYRVEAAAADRQAVPRRVIA
- the serA gene encoding phosphoglycerate dehydrogenase, yielding MNLPVVLIADKLAESTVAALGDNVEVRWVDGPDRPELLAAVADADALLVRSATTVDAEVIAAAPKLKIVARAGVGLDNVDVPAATAAGVLVVNAPTSNIHSAAEHALALMLAAARQIPAADATLREHTWKRSSFNGTEIFGKTVGVVGLGRIGQLVAARLAAFGTHVVAYDPYVPPARAAQLGIELLSLDELLPRADFISVHLPKTPETAGLLGKEALAKTKPGVIIVNAARGGLIDEHALAEAITSGHVRAAGLDVFSTEPCTDSPLFELPQVVVTPHLGASTTEAQDRAGTDVAESVKLALAGEFVPDAVNVGAGAVSEEVSPWLDLVRKLGVLVGVLATEPPTTLSVRVSGELAAEDVEVLKLSALRGFFSTVTDQQVTFVNAPGLANDRGLQTELSTATESINHRSVVDVRALAADGSAINVSGTLSGPQQTEKIVQINGRNFDLRAEGVNLILNYTDQPGALGKIGTLLGGADVNILAAQMSQDTSGTAATVMLRLDRDVPADVRGAIGAAVGAVTLEVVDFS
- a CDS encoding Lrp/AsnC ligand binding domain-containing protein; the protein is MVTPERLLGEPDFTLRVLAHDLLAYQNIYDNGLGALPGVQRLTSTLVMKRIGSDRSVPIRWSGARHSAQPSSAGAAMRGASTTISAWLGGVPSN
- a CDS encoding fumarylacetoacetate hydrolase family protein; this encodes MRLGRIASPDGVAFVSIEGDGSDLQAREIAEHPFGTPTFTGRSWPLADVRLLAPILASKVVCMGKNYQAHIEEMGGEAPEDPVIFLKPNTAIIGPGVPIQLPANASPVHHEGELAVVIGRPCKDVPAARAFENILGYTIANDVSARDQQKADGQWMRAKGHDTFCPVGPWIVTDLDPSDLEIRTEVNGEVRQLSRTSMMIHDIGAIIEWISAVMTLLPGDLILTGTPEGVGPIEHGDTVSVSIEGIGTLTNPVVRKGK
- a CDS encoding NAD(P)/FAD-dependent oxidoreductase, which codes for MDVTVVGSGPNGLAAAVICARAGLSVRVLEAQPTLGGGSRTLADPEYGEVRHDICSAIHPLALASPFFAEFDLPARGVGLAVPEISYANPLPGGGAAIAYHDLARTSAGLQQGASWQALFEPLTRNADTVLGLLLGNKRSVPTNIPASVALARRMLEQGTPAWGSLRGEDARALFTGVAAHTISRMPSLVAAGAGLMLATLGHTVGWPVPVGGSQAITDAMIADLQAHGGVLETNAEVRTPPSGVVLYDTAPTALLNIYGDQLPDRYAKALRRYTFGPGVAKVDFVLSDEIPWADSRLASAATFHLGGSRAQMAHAEKEIAAGRHAEWPMVLGATPYTADLTRIDSQGRRPFWTYAHVPAGSTLDQTQAITAIMERFAPGFCDIVVASRSIPAARLADHDANYVGGDIGVGGNSVVRALLGPTPRVNPWSTPIPQAYLCSSATPPGGGVHGMSGYYAARTVLKREFGLPLPSLAP